Proteins encoded within one genomic window of Nitrospina gracilis 3/211:
- the hemG gene encoding protoporphyrinogen oxidase, with translation MKKLVIIGGGIAGLAAAYRVQEEFNNGQGDIDCTVLEGSDRWGGKICTIRENGFILERGPDSFITQKPWALELCKKIGLEGELMSTRPETPKTYVYLNKKMVTLPDGLTLMVPTKFLPFALSPLFSIPGKMRMAMDLVLPKKFSNRDESLASFVRRRLGEEALQRMAQPLMCGIYSSDPETMSLHSTFPMFSQTEKKYRSLILGMLAAKRQRMKAAPAPQPKKGYTPFTFFVSLKNGLGSMIERIIEESPDITFRKQTRVKALLQKDDGWQVELDTGERLEADAVLVTTPANVTAKLFEPVAPRAAELLHRIPFVSTAAVTLAFKKETFKHPLNGFGFVVPYSEGRKISACTWVTSKFYGRAPEDYVLLRSYVGGALNEPYAEQSEEDIYKTVLGELQDIMGFDNEPEFYKVFQYKKGNVQYHVGHGQLIESVYNELKPFPGLYVAGSAYHGVGIPDCVLNGTRTVESAFRILRGTAAETSAG, from the coding sequence ATGAAAAAACTGGTCATCATCGGGGGCGGCATCGCCGGGCTGGCGGCGGCGTACCGCGTTCAGGAAGAGTTCAACAACGGGCAGGGCGACATCGACTGCACCGTGCTGGAAGGCTCCGACCGCTGGGGCGGCAAGATCTGCACGATCCGCGAAAACGGGTTCATCTTGGAACGCGGGCCGGACAGCTTCATCACGCAAAAACCCTGGGCGCTGGAGCTGTGCAAGAAGATCGGCCTCGAGGGCGAGCTGATGAGCACGCGCCCGGAAACCCCCAAGACCTACGTCTATCTGAACAAAAAGATGGTCACCCTGCCCGACGGGCTGACACTCATGGTGCCGACCAAGTTCCTGCCGTTCGCGTTGTCTCCCCTGTTCAGCATTCCCGGTAAGATGCGCATGGCGATGGACCTGGTCCTGCCGAAAAAGTTCAGCAACCGCGACGAGAGCCTGGCGTCGTTCGTGCGCCGCCGTCTCGGTGAAGAGGCGTTGCAAAGGATGGCGCAACCGCTCATGTGTGGCATCTATTCCAGCGATCCGGAAACGATGAGCCTGCACAGCACGTTTCCCATGTTCTCGCAGACGGAGAAGAAATACCGTTCGTTGATCCTCGGCATGCTGGCGGCGAAACGCCAGCGCATGAAAGCCGCGCCCGCCCCGCAACCGAAAAAAGGCTACACGCCGTTCACGTTTTTCGTGAGTTTGAAAAACGGGCTGGGGTCGATGATCGAACGCATCATCGAAGAGTCGCCGGACATCACCTTCCGCAAACAGACGCGGGTGAAGGCGCTCCTGCAGAAAGACGACGGCTGGCAGGTGGAGCTGGACACGGGCGAGCGGCTGGAAGCCGACGCGGTGCTGGTGACCACGCCCGCGAATGTGACGGCGAAGTTGTTCGAACCGGTGGCACCGCGCGCGGCGGAGTTGTTGCACCGCATTCCGTTTGTCTCCACGGCGGCGGTGACGCTGGCGTTCAAGAAAGAAACGTTCAAGCATCCGCTCAACGGTTTCGGTTTCGTGGTGCCTTACAGTGAAGGACGCAAGATCAGCGCCTGCACGTGGGTGACGTCGAAATTTTACGGCCGCGCGCCGGAGGATTACGTCTTGCTCCGCTCGTATGTCGGCGGCGCGTTGAACGAACCATACGCCGAACAATCGGAAGAAGACATCTACAAAACCGTGCTGGGCGAGTTACAGGACATCATGGGTTTTGATAACGAACCCGAATTTTACAAAGTGTTCCAGTACAAAAAAGGCAACGTGCAGTATCATGTCGGCCACGGCCAATTGATCGAGTCCGTGTACAACGAACTGAAACCGTTCCCCGGCTTGTACGTTGCGGGCAGTGCCTACCACGGCGTCGGCATTCCCGACTGCGTGTTGAACGGCACCCGCACGGTGGAGTCGGCATTCCGTATCCTGCGCGGGACGGCCGCCGAAACCTCCGCCGGATGA
- the hutI gene encoding imidazolonepropionase — protein MTETLCFRNIGQLIQADATSQPGVRVRRNCALVVKKGHIEKILKDSEVKASAKYKKVIDVNGCAVVPGFVDCHTHLVYGGERKDEMVDRMSGVSYLEILSKGGGIHDTVRATRQATEATLFDQAKARMKRMMALGTTAFEIKSGYGLDLDTETKMLRVGQRLRKALKAPVTLTYLGAHAIPPEVKRKSYVEFVLESLPKFRGLADGVDIFCEKNVFTVADLRLIFLQAKLLGFDLRAHVEELSHQGGSYEAARLGALSCDHLEHATPKDIQAMHAAGTVAVLMPGVTLFLGGTKQPLVHSMLDARVTLALATDCNPGSCPTYNMQTVIYLAANLYRITPGQALAAATYGAAKALGHHRLYGGLLPGQRADFNILKTGDYRDLVYYFGENFIDQTYLGGKRVTGGKEPAGF, from the coding sequence ATGACGGAAACACTGTGCTTTCGAAACATCGGGCAGTTGATCCAGGCCGACGCCACATCCCAGCCCGGCGTGCGCGTGCGCAGGAACTGCGCGCTCGTGGTCAAGAAAGGCCACATCGAAAAAATCCTGAAAGACTCGGAGGTGAAGGCGTCGGCGAAGTACAAAAAGGTGATCGACGTGAACGGCTGTGCGGTGGTGCCGGGGTTCGTCGATTGCCACACGCACCTGGTGTACGGCGGTGAGCGCAAGGACGAGATGGTGGACCGCATGAGCGGCGTCTCGTACCTCGAAATTCTGAGCAAGGGCGGCGGCATCCACGACACCGTGCGCGCCACCCGGCAGGCGACGGAGGCGACGCTGTTCGATCAGGCCAAAGCCCGCATGAAACGCATGATGGCTTTGGGCACCACCGCGTTCGAGATCAAGTCCGGTTACGGTCTCGACCTCGACACGGAAACGAAGATGCTGAGGGTGGGACAACGTCTTCGCAAGGCATTGAAAGCACCGGTGACGCTCACCTACCTCGGCGCGCACGCCATCCCGCCCGAGGTCAAACGCAAATCGTACGTTGAGTTCGTCCTGGAAAGCCTGCCGAAGTTCCGCGGCCTCGCCGACGGCGTCGACATCTTCTGCGAGAAGAACGTGTTCACCGTCGCCGACCTGCGGCTGATTTTTTTGCAGGCCAAGTTGTTGGGATTCGACCTGCGTGCCCACGTGGAGGAGTTGTCACATCAGGGCGGATCGTACGAGGCGGCGCGCCTGGGGGCGCTGTCGTGCGATCACCTCGAGCACGCCACGCCGAAAGACATCCAGGCCATGCACGCCGCGGGCACGGTGGCGGTGCTGATGCCCGGCGTCACGTTGTTTCTGGGCGGAACCAAGCAACCGCTGGTGCACAGCATGCTGGACGCGCGGGTGACGTTGGCGCTGGCCACCGACTGCAATCCCGGCAGTTGCCCCACCTACAACATGCAGACGGTGATTTACCTGGCGGCGAACCTGTACCGCATCACGCCGGGGCAGGCGCTGGCGGCGGCGACCTACGGCGCGGCGAAGGCGCTGGGGCACCACCGGCTGTACGGCGGCCTCCTGCCCGGCCAGCGCGCCGACTTCAACATCCTCAAGACCGGCGACTACCGCGATCTCGTCTATTACTTCGGCGAAAACTTCATCGATCAAACCTACCTTGGCGGCAAACGCGTCACCGGCGGCAAAGAACCTGCGGGGTTTTAG
- a CDS encoding FIST signal transduction protein, with product MKWASSISTGETIEQCIEETAKAVREQMGDNEIHLTVMFVSPHFKDKLPQIPKLLREQLSIGTLLGCTGGGIIGGGQEVEQQHAFSLTCAHLPGVTIQEIQTDTMALPDPDTAPSVWREWLGVPAESNPQFILLADPFSFRGEEFLAGMDFAYPNSAKVGGLASGSHFQGGNVMYIGDRMYNNGLIGVALSGNIQLDTIVAQGCRPIGQPMSITKCNEYLLEEVDNKPPIQVLEEMVETMSENDRKLMQTSLFLGIEMDPLKDDPGQGDFLIRNLIGVDRESGALSIGAPLREGQLVQFHLRDKVMSDEDLNVMLSKYSKQGRGDDACGALLFSCLGRGQYLYGEANHDCNVFKDKLGEIPLGGFFCNGEIGPVGQNTFLHGYTSSFGIFRPAPSSV from the coding sequence ATGAAATGGGCCTCTAGCATATCGACGGGCGAGACCATCGAACAGTGCATCGAAGAGACCGCGAAGGCGGTCCGCGAGCAGATGGGCGACAACGAAATCCATCTGACGGTGATGTTCGTCTCGCCGCACTTTAAGGACAAGCTTCCGCAGATTCCGAAGCTGTTGCGCGAGCAGTTGTCGATCGGCACCCTTCTGGGGTGCACCGGCGGCGGCATCATTGGTGGCGGGCAGGAGGTGGAGCAGCAACACGCGTTCAGCCTGACCTGCGCGCACCTGCCGGGCGTGACGATTCAGGAAATCCAAACCGACACCATGGCCCTGCCCGATCCCGACACCGCGCCCAGCGTGTGGCGCGAATGGCTGGGTGTGCCTGCGGAATCCAACCCGCAGTTCATCCTGCTCGCCGATCCCTTTTCGTTTCGCGGCGAGGAGTTTCTGGCGGGCATGGATTTCGCCTACCCCAACTCGGCAAAGGTCGGGGGACTCGCCAGCGGTTCGCATTTCCAGGGCGGCAACGTGATGTACATCGGCGACCGCATGTACAACAACGGCCTCATCGGCGTGGCACTCAGCGGCAACATCCAGCTCGACACCATCGTTGCACAGGGATGCCGGCCGATCGGCCAGCCCATGAGCATCACCAAGTGCAATGAATATTTGCTGGAGGAAGTGGACAACAAACCGCCGATCCAGGTGCTGGAGGAGATGGTGGAGACGATGAGCGAAAACGACCGCAAGCTCATGCAGACGTCACTGTTCCTCGGCATCGAGATGGACCCGTTGAAGGACGATCCAGGGCAGGGGGACTTCCTGATCCGCAACCTCATCGGCGTCGATCGCGAGAGCGGCGCGTTGTCCATCGGGGCGCCATTGCGCGAGGGCCAGTTGGTGCAGTTTCACCTGCGCGACAAGGTGATGTCGGACGAAGATTTGAACGTCATGCTGAGCAAGTATTCGAAGCAGGGAAGGGGCGACGATGCCTGCGGTGCGCTGTTGTTTTCCTGTCTCGGCCGGGGGCAGTATCTGTATGGCGAGGCCAACCACGATTGCAATGTGTTCAAGGACAAGCTGGGCGAGATTCCGCTCGGCGGATTTTTCTGCAACGGCGAGATCGGGCCCGTCGGGCAGAACACCTTTCTGCACGGCTACACCAGTTCGTTCGGCATCTTCCGTCCGGCGCCCAGTTCCGTTTGA
- a CDS encoding formimidoylglutamase, translating into MKDDPRLADIIYPGTDGNVVLLGFPYDEGVARNGGRTGARSGPEKMRAWLRRFGTVFNPELGIDLSPLRITDAGDIDPGLPLEQAHAALTAKVKGILQAGGTPFVAGGGNDQSWPNAQALLDTHESCRVGAINVDAHLDVRPLIEGKAHSGSPFRLLLEDARFSGELFVEFATQGSQAAKEHVEYVRHRDGHIHWLSEIYMNEDALGWFSSALGRVAWDCDAVFVSFDLDSVRMADAPGVSAPSVMGLRGSEALEIARIAGQNPKVQLFDLSEYNPEIEEERTGRLAASMFYYFCLGVASRKEA; encoded by the coding sequence ATGAAGGACGATCCGAGGCTGGCGGATATCATATATCCGGGAACGGATGGCAACGTGGTCCTGCTGGGCTTTCCCTACGATGAAGGGGTGGCCAGAAACGGCGGGCGCACCGGCGCGCGGTCGGGTCCGGAGAAGATGCGGGCGTGGCTTCGCCGCTTCGGCACGGTGTTCAATCCCGAATTGGGGATCGATCTGTCCCCCCTCCGCATCACCGATGCGGGCGACATCGACCCCGGCCTGCCTCTGGAGCAGGCCCACGCCGCCCTGACAGCCAAAGTGAAGGGTATTTTGCAGGCAGGGGGTACCCCCTTCGTGGCGGGTGGCGGCAACGATCAGTCCTGGCCAAACGCGCAAGCCCTGCTGGATACCCACGAAAGCTGCCGGGTGGGGGCTATCAACGTGGACGCGCACCTGGATGTCCGCCCGCTCATCGAAGGAAAAGCGCACAGCGGCTCCCCGTTCCGGCTTCTACTTGAGGACGCGCGCTTCTCGGGCGAGCTTTTTGTCGAATTCGCCACGCAGGGAAGCCAGGCCGCGAAGGAGCACGTGGAGTATGTCCGCCACAGGGACGGGCACATCCACTGGTTGTCTGAGATCTACATGAACGAAGACGCGCTCGGCTGGTTCAGTTCCGCCCTCGGCCGGGTGGCATGGGACTGCGACGCGGTTTTCGTGAGTTTCGACCTCGATTCCGTCCGTATGGCGGACGCGCCCGGCGTGTCAGCGCCGTCGGTCATGGGTCTTCGCGGAAGTGAGGCGCTGGAGATCGCTCGCATCGCCGGGCAGAACCCCAAAGTCCAGTTGTTCGACCTCTCGGAGTACAACCCGGAAATCGAGGAAGAACGCACGGGCCGCTTGGCGGCGTCGATGTTCTATTACTTCTGCCTGGGAGTGGCATCCCGAAAGGAGGCATGA
- the hutU gene encoding urocanate hydratase — translation MNRQRGSPIKPAGSNKPSSERPLYSELAPKKAPRAPTSLTLRCCDWDAEAALRMLMNNLDDRVALDWKQLIVYGGTGRAARNWKEYHRLVAELKRLKKDETLCVQSGKPVYIARTHPDAPRVLIANSNLVPRWATDDHFDHLDRLGLMMYGQMTAGSWIYIGTQGILQGTYETFGACGQIDFNQPSLRGKWIFTAGLGNMGAAQPLAGTMNDASVLVAEVNPTQVERRLKEGYLDRTAKNLKEALDLIERSIKEGEPISVGLVANGATVARQLAEDNRLPDIVTDQTSAHNLMTYVPEGGDYASLMKLRDGDPDTYRKLSMETAVKHCQAMIDLQAKGCVVFDYGNNLRGQAELGGLTVRDADGAFLYPGFVPAYIRPLFCEGQGPFRWALLSGKKKDLHTVDQAVLDTFPEKKALRRWITQAQKQVPVLGLPTRVCWLGYGERAKMGAVMNQLVKKKKVAAPIVIGRDHLDCGSVASPNRETEGMLDGSDAVADWPLLNFAVNAVSGASWVSFHHGGGVGMGNSLHAGMVIVADGTKKKGDRLDRVLTHDPGLGVARHVDAGYDEAKRIAQRRKVHLPKP, via the coding sequence ATGAACCGGCAACGCGGCTCACCCATCAAACCCGCAGGATCGAACAAACCCTCCTCCGAACGCCCGCTCTATAGCGAACTCGCTCCGAAAAAAGCACCGCGCGCCCCCACCTCGCTCACACTCCGCTGTTGCGACTGGGACGCCGAAGCGGCGCTCCGCATGTTAATGAACAACCTCGACGACCGCGTCGCCCTCGACTGGAAACAACTCATCGTGTACGGCGGCACCGGCCGCGCGGCGCGCAACTGGAAGGAATACCACCGCCTGGTAGCCGAACTCAAACGCCTCAAAAAAGACGAGACGCTGTGCGTGCAGTCGGGCAAACCCGTCTATATCGCGCGCACGCACCCGGACGCGCCGCGCGTCCTCATCGCCAACTCCAACCTGGTGCCGCGCTGGGCCACCGACGATCACTTTGACCACCTCGACCGCCTCGGCCTCATGATGTACGGCCAGATGACGGCGGGAAGCTGGATCTACATCGGCACGCAGGGCATCCTGCAGGGCACCTACGAAACCTTCGGCGCCTGCGGGCAGATCGATTTCAACCAGCCGAGCCTCAGGGGCAAATGGATCTTCACGGCCGGGCTCGGCAACATGGGCGCGGCGCAGCCCTTGGCGGGCACGATGAACGATGCCTCGGTGCTGGTGGCGGAAGTGAACCCCACGCAGGTGGAGCGTCGATTGAAAGAGGGGTATCTCGACCGCACCGCCAAAAATCTCAAGGAGGCGTTGGACCTCATCGAGCGGTCTATCAAGGAAGGCGAGCCCATCAGCGTCGGGCTGGTCGCCAACGGCGCGACGGTGGCGCGTCAGTTGGCCGAAGACAACCGCCTGCCGGACATCGTCACCGACCAGACTTCGGCGCACAACCTCATGACCTATGTGCCCGAAGGCGGCGATTACGCGTCGCTGATGAAACTGCGCGACGGCGATCCCGACACCTACCGCAAGCTGTCCATGGAAACGGCGGTCAAGCACTGCCAGGCGATGATCGATTTGCAGGCGAAAGGATGCGTCGTGTTTGACTACGGCAACAACCTGCGCGGCCAGGCGGAGCTGGGCGGCCTCACCGTGCGCGATGCCGACGGTGCATTCCTCTATCCCGGTTTCGTTCCGGCATACATCCGCCCGCTGTTCTGCGAGGGGCAGGGACCGTTCCGCTGGGCTTTGCTCTCCGGCAAGAAAAAAGATTTGCACACCGTGGACCAGGCGGTGCTCGACACGTTTCCGGAAAAGAAGGCGCTCCGGCGCTGGATCACCCAAGCGCAGAAACAGGTTCCGGTGCTGGGCCTGCCGACGCGCGTGTGCTGGCTGGGTTACGGCGAGCGCGCCAAGATGGGCGCGGTGATGAATCAACTGGTCAAAAAGAAAAAGGTGGCCGCGCCGATCGTCATCGGCAGGGATCACCTCGACTGCGGCAGTGTCGCCTCGCCCAACCGCGAAACCGAAGGCATGCTCGATGGCAGTGACGCTGTGGCCGACTGGCCTCTGCTCAACTTCGCGGTCAACGCGGTGTCGGGTGCGAGCTGGGTCAGCTTCCACCACGGCGGTGGCGTGGGCATGGGCAACAGCCTGCATGCGGGCATGGTGATCGTCGCCGACGGTACGAAGAAGAAGGGCGACCGACTCGACCGCGTGCTCACGCACGATCCGGGTCTCGGCGTGGCGCGGCACGTCGATGCCGGCTACGACGAAGCGAAACGCATCGCCCAAAGACGCAAGGTGCATCTTCCCAAACCCTGA
- a CDS encoding Cthe_2314 family HEPN domain-containing protein has product MGEDLSKRISEIVPKFLETYDLVHEWEEFGLFERASKSLLHDSGKIDKFLNIPDPRFNSISWARDVDWLIDQVYFSFYWMDAFAKYFEEKHDSSKGPYGDYWPASYYADNCMLGIYSCRDKIALMVWAFYCPFDITKKEEVLDFHKIMKRLNHPVKYAIKADDSQEFWNALNGLNDSVFNKEIAEYRHKKIHRREPKIIMGPIENCHFRDYTFPVLDPNEEEEWKNQMKAKGDSPQVIESVMRNSVFDGVMYRRKSVNDLLVSYSDVKDQIERAFKKTLKVAVTCFDILDSRLFPK; this is encoded by the coding sequence ATGGGCGAGGATCTTTCCAAAAGAATATCGGAGATTGTTCCCAAATTTCTTGAGACTTATGATTTGGTGCATGAGTGGGAAGAGTTTGGATTATTTGAGAGAGCATCAAAATCATTGCTACATGATTCGGGTAAAATCGACAAATTTTTAAACATCCCAGACCCACGATTTAATTCAATAAGTTGGGCTAGGGATGTTGATTGGCTGATTGACCAAGTTTATTTTAGTTTTTACTGGATGGATGCATTTGCGAAGTATTTCGAAGAAAAGCATGATTCTTCAAAGGGACCATATGGAGACTATTGGCCGGCTTCCTACTACGCTGATAATTGTATGCTTGGGATATATTCTTGCAGAGACAAGATTGCTTTAATGGTCTGGGCTTTTTATTGTCCTTTTGATATTACAAAGAAAGAAGAGGTGCTGGATTTTCATAAAATTATGAAAAGGTTAAATCATCCTGTTAAATATGCAATTAAAGCGGATGATTCGCAAGAATTCTGGAATGCCCTGAATGGTTTGAATGATAGTGTATTTAATAAGGAGATTGCAGAGTATAGGCACAAAAAAATCCATAGAAGGGAGCCTAAAATTATAATGGGCCCAATTGAAAATTGTCATTTTAGAGACTATACGTTTCCAGTTCTCGATCCAAATGAAGAAGAAGAATGGAAAAATCAGATGAAGGCAAAGGGCGATAGTCCTCAAGTAATAGAAAGTGTAATGAGAAACAGTGTATTTGATGGGGTGATGTATAGGCGAAAGTCTGTTAATGATTTATTGGTTTCATATTCTGATGTCAAAGATCAGATTGAACGGGCTTTTAAGAAAACTCTAAAAGTTGCGGTTACTTGTTTTGATATTCTGGATTCCAGACTCTTCCCTAAATAG
- a CDS encoding NifU N-terminal domain-containing protein, whose amino-acid sequence MPVNIQVSSTPNENALKFTLDKPAIESGHKTYPNKEAAAESPVATALFGIEGVISVFLMADFITVTKRPDVGWDVIQPTAEAAINKAYE is encoded by the coding sequence ATGCCTGTCAACATTCAGGTGTCGTCGACGCCGAATGAAAACGCGTTGAAATTCACACTCGACAAACCCGCCATCGAAAGCGGGCACAAGACTTATCCCAATAAGGAGGCGGCGGCAGAGTCGCCGGTGGCCACGGCGCTGTTCGGTATCGAAGGCGTGATCAGCGTGTTTCTGATGGCCGACTTCATCACCGTCACCAAGCGTCCCGATGTTGGCTGGGACGTTATCCAGCCCACCGCAGAGGCCGCCATCAACAAAGCTTATGAATGA